A genomic segment from Bradyrhizobium diazoefficiens USDA 110 encodes:
- the mltG gene encoding endolytic transglycosylase MltG: MSERPPISPRSPRAALEPEQVPPPPKRSDRARNPFVIVGNAIITLLLISMIGAGAVYYYGRQVLEAPGPLKEDKIVNIPQRAGKRDIAETLNREGVTDVNPWVFIASVAALKASSDLKPGEYSFQKNASLRDVIATIVEGKVVQHAVTIPEGLTSEQIVARLSDNDIFTGSVRELPREGTLLPETYKFPRGTTREQVIQRMQQAHKRVLTEIWERRSQDIPVKTPEQLVTLASIVEKETGKPDERSRVAAVFVNRLKQKIKLQSDPTIIYGLVGGKGTLGRPIKRSEITQPSPYNTYVIEGLPPGPISNPGRASLEAAANPARTRDLYFVADGTGGHAFTETYDAHQKNVAKLRAMEKQIQNDTVEPAEDAQPPAAAAPGAADTPTATTPARPNQQKKPPAAPRPAGPAPARQGAVQPSPPVIQR; this comes from the coding sequence ATGAGTGAAAGGCCGCCCATTTCGCCCCGGAGTCCGCGGGCAGCGCTCGAGCCCGAGCAGGTCCCGCCGCCGCCGAAGCGATCGGACCGCGCGCGCAATCCCTTCGTGATCGTCGGCAACGCCATCATCACGCTGCTCTTGATCTCCATGATCGGGGCGGGCGCCGTCTATTACTACGGCCGGCAGGTGCTCGAAGCGCCGGGTCCGCTCAAGGAAGACAAGATCGTCAACATCCCGCAGCGCGCCGGCAAGCGCGACATCGCCGAGACGCTGAACCGGGAAGGCGTGACCGACGTCAACCCGTGGGTGTTCATCGCAAGCGTAGCCGCGCTGAAGGCGAGCTCGGACCTCAAGCCCGGCGAGTATTCGTTCCAGAAGAACGCATCCCTGCGCGACGTCATCGCCACCATCGTCGAAGGCAAGGTGGTGCAGCATGCCGTCACGATTCCGGAAGGCCTGACCTCCGAGCAGATCGTGGCACGGCTCTCCGACAACGATATCTTCACCGGCAGCGTGCGCGAGCTGCCGCGCGAGGGCACGCTCTTGCCCGAGACCTACAAGTTCCCGCGCGGCACCACGCGCGAGCAGGTGATCCAGCGCATGCAGCAGGCGCACAAGCGCGTGCTGACCGAGATCTGGGAGCGTCGCAGCCAGGACATTCCGGTCAAGACTCCGGAGCAGCTGGTGACGCTGGCCTCGATCGTCGAGAAAGAGACCGGCAAGCCGGACGAGCGCAGCCGCGTCGCTGCCGTGTTCGTCAATCGCCTGAAGCAGAAGATCAAGCTCCAGTCCGATCCGACCATCATCTATGGCCTCGTCGGCGGCAAGGGCACGCTGGGCCGCCCGATCAAGCGCAGCGAGATCACGCAGCCCTCGCCCTACAACACCTATGTGATCGAAGGCCTGCCGCCGGGCCCGATCTCCAATCCCGGCCGCGCCTCGCTCGAAGCCGCCGCCAACCCGGCCCGCACCCGCGACCTCTATTTCGTCGCCGACGGCACCGGCGGGCATGCCTTCACCGAGACCTACGACGCGCACCAGAAAAACGTCGCCAAGCTGCGCGCGATGGAGAAGCAGATCCAGAACGACACGGTCGAGCCGGCCGAGGACGCGCAGCCGCCGGCGGCGGCAGCGCCCGGCGCTGCCGACACGCCGACCGCGACCACGCCGGCACGGCCGAACCAGCAGAAGAAGCCGCCGGCTGCTCCTCGCCCCGCTGGTCCCGCTCCTGCCCGGCAGGGCGCGGTGCAACCCTCGCCGCCGGTGATCCAGCGCTAG
- a CDS encoding YicC/YloC family endoribonuclease: MALSSMTGFARSHGASGPYTFEWELKSVNAKGFDLRVRLPQGFDELEAHAKKRAGELLSRGTVYANLNVKRANAAASVRVNEDVLNAVLKAASIIAGKVDAVAPSVDGLLAIKGVVEVAEPEGDEEEDKAARAAAAEAFDKALADLVEMRKREGTSLGQILTQRVDEVEQLAKKAEAAPGRKPEAIKARLAEQIATLLDTSDRFDPDRLMQEAILIATRADIREELDRIASHIAQARELIGKGGPIGRKLDFLAQEFHREVNTCCSKSNDIELTNTGLAMKNVVEQFREQVQNLE, translated from the coding sequence ATGGCGCTGTCGTCCATGACCGGCTTTGCCCGAAGCCACGGCGCTAGCGGGCCGTACACGTTCGAATGGGAATTGAAGTCGGTCAACGCCAAGGGCTTTGACCTCAGGGTGCGGCTGCCGCAGGGGTTCGACGAGCTCGAGGCCCACGCCAAGAAGCGCGCCGGCGAGCTTTTGTCGCGCGGCACCGTCTACGCCAATCTCAACGTCAAGCGCGCCAATGCCGCCGCCTCCGTCCGTGTCAACGAGGACGTGCTCAACGCCGTCCTGAAGGCCGCCTCGATAATCGCCGGAAAGGTCGATGCGGTGGCACCGAGCGTCGACGGCCTGCTCGCCATCAAGGGCGTCGTCGAGGTCGCCGAGCCCGAGGGCGACGAGGAGGAGGACAAGGCGGCGCGCGCCGCGGCAGCGGAGGCCTTCGACAAGGCGCTCGCCGATCTCGTCGAGATGCGCAAGCGCGAGGGGACCTCGCTCGGGCAGATCCTGACCCAGCGGGTGGACGAGGTCGAGCAACTGGCGAAGAAGGCCGAAGCCGCACCCGGCCGCAAGCCGGAGGCGATCAAGGCCAGGCTCGCCGAGCAGATCGCAACGCTGCTCGACACCTCCGACCGTTTCGATCCCGACCGCCTGATGCAGGAGGCGATCCTGATCGCGACCAGGGCCGACATCCGCGAGGAGCTCGACCGTATCGCCTCGCATATCGCGCAGGCGCGCGAGCTGATCGGCAAGGGCGGCCCGATCGGGCGCAAGCTCGACTTCCTGGCGCAGGAGTTTCACCGCGAGGTCAATACCTGCTGCTCGAAGTCGAACGACATCGAGCTGACCAATACGGGGCTCGCCATGAAAAACGTGGTCGAGCAATTTCGCGAGCAGGTCCAGAATCTGGAGTGA
- the gmk gene encoding guanylate kinase has product MTTGGHGTDGVERRGLMFVLSSPSGAGKTTLSRLLIERMPGLRMSVSATTRPMRPGEVDGRDYLFVDKPRFEAMVRDDELLEWATVFDNRYGTPRAPVEAALSAGQDVLFDIDWQGTQQLREKARADVVSVFILPPSAGDLEKRLHSRAQDSDEVIRKRMSRASHEMSHWAEYDYIVINHDVDEAFAEVQSILKAERLKRERRIGLVGFVRGLQGQLQG; this is encoded by the coding sequence ATGACGACGGGCGGTCACGGAACTGACGGTGTCGAGCGGCGTGGATTGATGTTCGTGCTGTCCTCGCCGTCGGGCGCAGGCAAAACGACGCTGTCGCGCTTGTTGATCGAGCGGATGCCGGGCCTGCGAATGTCAGTCTCGGCGACCACGCGGCCGATGCGGCCCGGCGAGGTCGACGGCCGCGACTATCTGTTCGTCGACAAGCCCCGCTTCGAGGCGATGGTGAGGGACGACGAGCTGCTGGAATGGGCGACCGTGTTCGACAACCGCTACGGCACGCCGCGCGCGCCGGTCGAGGCGGCGCTGTCGGCCGGGCAGGACGTGCTGTTCGATATCGACTGGCAGGGCACGCAGCAGCTGCGCGAGAAGGCGCGTGCCGACGTCGTCAGCGTGTTCATCCTGCCGCCGTCAGCCGGCGATCTCGAGAAGCGGCTGCATTCGCGCGCGCAGGATTCCGACGAGGTGATCCGCAAGCGCATGAGCCGCGCCAGCCACGAGATGAGCCACTGGGCCGAGTACGACTACATCGTGATCAACCACGACGTCGACGAAGCCTTTGCCGAGGTGCAATCGATCCTGAAGGCCGAGCGCCTCAAGCGCGAGCGGCGGATTGGCCTCGTTGGTTTCGTGCGAGGTTTGCAAGGCCAGCTGCAGGGTTAG
- a CDS encoding caspase family protein translates to MRARIFNRVVGLAALATALLVAAATPASADKRIALVVGNSAYKNITPLDNPSKDASLMAETLSTLGFTLVGGRAQLDLDKGAMDIAVRSFGRQAQGADVALFYYAGHGVQVAGSNYLVPVGANPTREADVDFQMTDVNLVLRQMQGSGTRLNLVILDACRNNPFGSRGLRSSDGGLAQMRAPEGTLISYATQPGNVAQDGSDGHSPYTKALAATIRTAGLDVFQTFNQVGLAVKRATSGAQQPWVSSSPIDGTFYFVPPTQTAPPQVAAVQPDPLPADRLRADPDRVPLRDAALLSELSERLYELNFDPDTPDGLTRSITKLQQRISMAPTGEATEGLLLRMRKMDDLKPWGSIVYGPDGSKWGMSWNHASRRAAVADARGNCAGAKCPIELSFYGKGCGAFAISDKSWSLVQREGVQRARDAALDECGKAGKACRIIGSVCADGSGR, encoded by the coding sequence ATGCGCGCGAGGATTTTCAATCGCGTTGTGGGGCTGGCGGCACTCGCCACAGCGCTGCTCGTCGCCGCGGCAACGCCTGCATCCGCCGATAAGCGCATCGCGCTCGTCGTCGGCAACTCCGCCTACAAGAACATCACGCCGCTCGACAACCCGTCCAAGGACGCCAGCCTGATGGCGGAGACGCTCAGCACGCTCGGCTTCACACTAGTCGGCGGCCGCGCCCAGCTCGATCTCGACAAGGGCGCGATGGACATCGCGGTGCGGAGCTTCGGCCGGCAGGCGCAAGGCGCCGACGTCGCGCTGTTCTACTATGCCGGCCACGGTGTCCAGGTCGCCGGCTCCAACTATCTCGTGCCGGTCGGGGCCAATCCGACGCGCGAGGCCGACGTCGACTTCCAGATGACCGACGTCAATCTCGTGCTGCGCCAGATGCAGGGCTCCGGCACGCGGCTCAACCTCGTCATCCTCGACGCCTGCCGCAACAACCCGTTCGGCTCGCGCGGCTTGCGTTCCTCCGACGGCGGCCTCGCGCAAATGCGCGCACCCGAGGGCACGCTGATCTCCTACGCGACGCAACCCGGCAACGTCGCCCAGGACGGCAGCGACGGCCATAGCCCCTACACCAAGGCGCTGGCTGCGACGATCCGGACCGCAGGTCTCGACGTATTCCAGACCTTCAACCAGGTCGGCCTCGCGGTGAAGCGCGCCACGTCGGGCGCGCAGCAGCCCTGGGTCTCGTCCTCGCCGATCGACGGCACCTTCTATTTCGTGCCGCCGACGCAGACGGCTCCGCCGCAGGTCGCGGCGGTGCAGCCCGATCCGCTGCCGGCGGATCGCCTGCGCGCCGATCCTGACCGCGTCCCCCTACGCGATGCCGCATTGCTCAGCGAACTCAGCGAACGGCTCTACGAGCTCAATTTCGATCCTGACACGCCCGACGGCCTTACTCGCTCCATCACGAAGCTTCAGCAGCGGATATCCATGGCGCCGACCGGAGAGGCGACCGAAGGCCTGCTGCTGCGGATGCGCAAGATGGACGATCTGAAGCCATGGGGCTCGATCGTTTACGGCCCCGACGGCAGCAAATGGGGCATGTCGTGGAACCACGCCTCGCGGCGCGCGGCGGTCGCGGATGCGCGCGGCAACTGCGCCGGCGCCAAATGTCCGATCGAGCTTTCCTTCTATGGCAAGGGCTGCGGCGCCTTCGCGATCTCCGACAAATCCTGGTCGCTGGTCCAGCGCGAGGGCGTCCAGCGCGCCAGGGATGCTGCGCTTGACGAATGCGGCAAGGCTGGCAAGGCTTGCCGCATTATCGGATCCGTCTGCGCCGACGGCTCCGGCCGCTGA
- a CDS encoding toxin-activating lysine-acyltransferase: MPARGGKRMTKTGAAMRVEEPALNAAGQASKGLGGASAGGPHANGAQAANQSDASAAGTQAAPPPKTVSQVLGEITWLMTQSPRHKAIPLGDLEWLVMLAILLQQFRIFYKGEQPVGVAFWALADEIVAKRIDAGDVRLSPAEWKSGTSRRIIDVVAPFGGEAEMRGQVSAG; this comes from the coding sequence ATGCCGGCGCGTGGAGGCAAGCGAATGACGAAAACCGGAGCCGCGATGCGGGTTGAGGAGCCGGCGTTGAATGCAGCGGGGCAGGCGAGCAAAGGTCTTGGCGGCGCTTCGGCCGGCGGGCCGCACGCCAACGGCGCGCAAGCCGCCAACCAGTCGGACGCCTCCGCTGCCGGCACGCAAGCGGCCCCGCCGCCCAAGACCGTGTCGCAGGTGCTCGGCGAAATCACCTGGCTGATGACGCAGAGCCCGCGCCACAAGGCGATCCCGCTCGGCGATCTCGAATGGCTGGTGATGCTGGCGATCCTGCTCCAGCAGTTCCGTATTTTCTACAAGGGCGAGCAGCCAGTCGGCGTCGCGTTCTGGGCGCTGGCGGATGAGATCGTCGCGAAGCGGATCGATGCGGGGGATGTGCGGTTAAGCCCCGCGGAGTGGAAGAGTGGGACGAGCAGGCGGATCATTGATGTGGTTGCGCCGTTTGGGGGTGAGGCGGAGATGCGGGGGCAAGTCAGTGCTGGATAG
- a CDS encoding toxin-activating lysine-acyltransferase, whose product MTNQLDLTAQQIATLNQIKANGTTNFPAGYKYISELIEDRSSVDSYTKVFFSGAAEVPAILLQQFRIFYKGEQPVGVAFWALADEIVAKRIDAGDVRLTPADGRVGRASRLWTLLRRLAARRKCARNSTHCPLLRTRDGWVLRLLAGPCRTS is encoded by the coding sequence ATGACCAATCAACTAGATCTCACGGCCCAACAGATTGCAACACTCAATCAAATTAAGGCCAATGGCACTACAAACTTTCCGGCTGGGTATAAGTATATTTCCGAATTGATCGAAGATAGGTCGAGCGTTGATTCCTACACGAAAGTTTTCTTTTCGGGGGCCGCGGAGGTGCCGGCGATCCTGCTTCAGCAGTTCCGCATCTTCTACAAGGGCGAGCAGCCGGTCGGCGTCGCGTTCTGGGCGCTGGCGGACGAGATCGTCGCGAAGCGGATCGATGCGGGGGATGTGCGGTTGACGCCGGCAGATGGAAGGGTGGGGCGAGCGTCAAGATTATGGACGCTGTTGCGCCGTTTGGCGGCGAGGCGGAAATGCGCGCGCAACTCAACTCATTGCCCTTTGCTAAGAACGCGCGATGGGTGGGTGCTCCGGCTACTAGCTGGGCCGTGCAGAACATCGTAG